CTGTGGATTCGGCGGGCCGAGACGAGCCACTGGTGGGTCCGCGGAGAGTTAACTGCGTGCCCAAACAATAGCAAGCCGCTTCGGAGCGCGAGCTCTCCACGCTGGCCGACTCCTTCCACTGAAGGAAACGTAAATCTCACTGACTACCATTACCTCTCCCCCAACCTGCCCCCAgctcagcttcctgctgcttcagcatgcaggcagaagtgacAAAAGAAACGTCCTTGTCGCCACCGCGGCCCGTGGATCCCTCCCTCCGTAACCTGGCTGCAGTCCAGCGCAGCCACGGCCGCAGCCTGCCGTCTCGTTCCCATTGTCCTGGCTCTCGCATTCCCACACGGCAGCTTGTCGGAGGCTGTCGGCACGCAGCCCAGCTGAGGCTGAGCCAGATACAAATGCGAGGGGACAGTGTCGCTGCTTAGTCAATTATAATCAGAAGGTATCAGTATCAGGATTAGGCTGCTGCGGTTTTCCGTGCCTGGCTCCAAGAAAGAGCGCAGTGGCTCATCTTTCTCCGTGCATTCCCATTCCGTTGGAGGCCGGGGTTCTTATTTGCTCTGCAGCTACAGAGAATTAGGCCCAAATATGTCACTgtccatttatttctgtagctCGACTGCGGCAGCGGCTAAGCCGTCCTGCATAGCGCTCTCTAGATGCACCCGGGGGATGGTTTCTGAAGCCACCAGATGCAGCACCCAAGCAAACGCATACAGCTtatgaaagagaggaaagcctACGTCAAAATCAacgagccggggggggggggggggggcggacaATTATGTAAGTGATAGTTTCCGGggcctttcctcctccctgagGTGGCCTCAATTGCCCCGAGCACCTAAGGAGGCAGCGGTGACTGCCCTTCCCTCAGCACACCCCACGCCTCGGTGCCTTGGGCGAGCTGGTGTCCACGGAGGAGGCGGCGCAGCACAGGGTTGGGCAGCACGTTCCTTGCCCCATCAAAGCCCTgcacctcccttccctttttAGCACGCCCAGCTTGCCGTTGTGCACCAACGAGCTCCCTTCTGCGGCCGCGGAGGCCTGGCAGGAAGCAGAGGACGTTTAGTGCTCTtcagctctctcctgctccGCATTTATCTGTCATTCATGTCCCCACATTGCCGTTTCTCCAAGCATGTCTGGGAGATGGGGCAGGATCGCAGCTCGCCTACGGAGGTGCACGCTCCACCCTgggaggtggtggagggggGACGCAGTGCAGCGCCGCCCTAAAACAGAGGGGCTCCACTTCGGGAATCCTCCACCGGGCCCCGGGCGCAGGATGGCGCCTGCAAACTCAGCATCGCCCTGCCCACTCCCGGCTGTCCTGAGCGGAGCTGGGCTGAGAGCACCACACTCATCCCACACTGCATGCCGCAGCTGCTGCCGGTGCAGCAACGGGCACATCTGCCTGGGCTGAGGATGTTCCCTCGCTTGGCAAGGGTGCCCTTCACTAAACTTGCCTGGCTGGGCTCCCCACGCAGTTATCCCGGTTTCCCACAGATTCGCAGGAACGGGGCCATCCTGGCGGATGATTCCAGCTGTGGCCTGAAATAGCTGGTGCCTTCGTTAGGGCAGAAAGGGGCCACGTGGACGGTCACATGGGGGGCAGCGCTGGTAGGAAGCTCGACAATCCGCTCTCCCCACCGACCACACTCTCCCCACCGACCACACTCTCCCTGCACAGCACGCCTTGCTGGCGCGGCCCGCAGGCTCCCAGACAGATGGGGAGGTGGTGGCGGAAGCGGCACTCCAGCACCAGTGAGCCCCCGTGCTCCAGGGAGACAGAGGGGGCAGTGCCCGCCCAGCGCTGGCGCTCCGGGCGGTTGGGGTGGGAGAGGGGatgagctttgcttttcttccctcactTCGGGAGCGAGGAGGAGGGAGGATCGGGAAAATCTGGCTGCAGCCCCCAAGGCGCTTCCCACCCAGAAAGCCTGAGAAGCGCTGGCTGCAGCAGCGCCCCGCTGCGCAGCATGGACTCCAGGACCCCTGGCAGCAGCTCGTTAGCTTTATTCCTTGTTGAGCTGCCCAGGTGCAGGGCACCCCGCGATTCAGCAGCCAAGCGAAGCCGGGGGCGCTCGAGCTGGGAGGGGGCGGTGCCGGGGGTCTGTGGCCACGCGGCACCGAGCCCCCACGCGCAGGGGAAGCCAGAgggcggggggaggccgggCGGCGCAGTGaccggagcggggcgcgggccTGCCGGGCGGCCCCTCACGGCTTCTCCAGCTGCGTGTCGCCGGCGCCCAGGCTGCCCACATCCTGGTACGTGGGCTGCAGCCCCCGCGAGATGTCCTCGTACATGGAGCACTCGTCCAGGTTGAGCCCCTGCAGAGGCAAAGGCAGGGCGGGGGTGGTGGGCCCAGGGGGCCGGCCCACGCCGCGCCGTGGCGGAGGGCGCCCACGCGGTGCCCCAGCCTCACCTCATACAGGTTCTCCTCCTCACAGGCGCCCttcttgctctgcagcagccgCTCGTTGGCCCAGCGCTTCTGCGGCGGCGGAAAGGGGCAGAGCTCAGGACGGGGCCTtggcccggccccccccccccccgccgccagcACCACGCGCCCGGCGCTCACCTGGAAGAATAGGAAGAGGCCGGGTCCCAcggtgcagagcagcagcaggatgcCCTCGGCGGTGATGATCCGGTTCTTGGTGGACTCCTTGAGGTTCAGGAAGGGCATGGCCACCGGTTCTGAAAGGGGGTGTGCATGGCGGGGGGATGCAACCGTTGGCTTGGCCCAGAGCCCCTCTCCCTCGCTGCCCACCCCACACCCACACTCACTGCGCACACGCAGGTAGGTGCCGCACGACTGCCCTGCGGCCCAGCCGGCCTCCACGCGGCAGAAGTAGAGGCCAGCGTCGTCCTTGCCGACGTGGTGGAAGGCCAGGGTGGCGCGGTCCTCATGCCGCACCACGGAGCAGTTGCTGCAGCTGACGTTGACGGGGGCGAAGAAGGCGCTGCAGTTCTTGCGGGGGTAGACGCGGTTCCAGGTCACCGTGGCCTCCCTGGGTGCCTTGAACTCACACTCCAGGCTGGCGTGGTCGCCCACCGTGAAGGTGCGGGATGTGGGGCCGGCCTTCACCACCACGTTGGAGTCGCTGGAGCAGCAGTGAGCCGCCGTGGTCCGGTGGCTCTCCACCGAGATGGGTGTCAGGGTCACCCTCgacgggggcgggggcggcgggaaAGGGGAGTGGGTGCTGTTCCAGGTCAGGTTGGCCGTGGCGGGCGCCAGGAGCAGGCAGCCTGCGGGCAGGGCGTAGGGGCACCTCAGGGCCTGCTGGGGCTGGAGCCAGGGGCGTCCCCGGCACCCCCCTACCCCTTGCATGGCCCCCAAACCCCCGGGCTGCTTTCAGTTCCTCTTCTTGGGCGTTGTTGACAGGAAGTGCGAGGGCCTGGCCGGGGCGCAGGCGATTCCGGGGTGCCCCGAGGGGGAGGCTGAGGAGGGGGTGCCGGGGAGGGGGTGTGCAGCCAGCCCCCTCGGCCCCCTCGCCCCCcgggcaggcagagcagagccaccagctgctgcttcagggttggcagcagggccagggtgGTTTTTGCCCTCCGGGCATCAGTGGGGCGCGGTAGCCCTCACTGCCCAGCTCCGCAGCACCCATGGGATGCTTCCCACCTGCTCCGCACCCCCAGagccccccccacacacacacctggcCGGGCCCTACctgggaagaggcagaggaagaggggctgcagggcgccgcgccgcccagGAGCACCCGCCATGCCGTGCCGCGCTGCGCCGCATCGGCG
This is a stretch of genomic DNA from Rhea pennata isolate bPtePen1 chromosome 36, bPtePen1.pri, whole genome shotgun sequence. It encodes these proteins:
- the CD79A gene encoding B-cell antigen receptor complex-associated protein alpha chain; this encodes MQGVGGCRGRPWLQPQQALRCPYALPAGCLLLAPATANLTWNSTHSPFPPPPPPSRVTLTPISVESHRTTAAHCCSSDSNVVVKAGPTSRTFTVGDHASLECEFKAPREATVTWNRVYPRKNCSAFFAPVNVSCSNCSVVRHEDRATLAFHHVGKDDAGLYFCRVEAGWAAGQSCGTYLRVRKPVAMPFLNLKESTKNRIITAEGILLLLCTVGPGLFLFFQKRWANERLLQSKKGACEEENLYEGLNLDECSMYEDISRGLQPTYQDVGSLGAGDTQLEKP